In Topomyia yanbarensis strain Yona2022 chromosome 2, ASM3024719v1, whole genome shotgun sequence, one DNA window encodes the following:
- the LOC131685748 gene encoding uncharacterized protein LOC131685748: MLTSNHVILKSVTNITLDTTCNVPKRNLTGTYLLEFHNCTLYVNGTIFANSEITIQESPTIIPLNGLIIEKQKVETPLKLEEVHIANRRQMELISHYKTQTYTSISISSFSIILGSICLIYLIRKKQVNVKISQNLTDHQNNTAQQEQTNQDEQANQDDSDLYDGVVMNSLAEAQVRTLHPAQQQQQLEQSLSRLEQAHVA, encoded by the coding sequence ATGCTAACAAGTAACCACGTCATTTTGAAAAGTGTGACCAATATTACCTTAGACACAACATGCAATGTGCCAAAGAGAAATCTAACCGGCACCTATTTGCTAGAATTCCACAACTGCACCCTTTACGTCAATGGCACTATATTTGCTAACTCTGAAATCACCATACAAGAATCACCCACAATTATTCCATTGAATGGGTTAATAATCGAAAAGCAAAAGGTCGAAACCCCACTGAAGTTGGAGGAAGTACACATTGCCAATAGACGACAAATGGAACTCATCTCACACTACAAGACACAGACGTACACATCTATAAGCATTTCTAGCTTCAGTATCATTTTAGGCTCAATCTGCCTTATCTATTTAATAAGAAAAAAGCAGGTGAATGTAAAAATCTCTCAAAATTTAACCGACCACCAAAACAACACAGCTCAGCAGGAACAAACGAACCAAGACGAACAAGCGAATCAGGACGATTCGGACTTGTACGATGGAGTAGTTATGAACAGTCTAGCCGAGGCCCAGGTACGAACCCTACACCCGgcccaacaacaacaacaactagAACAGTCGCTATCCCGCTTAGAGCAGGCGCATGTGGCATAG